Genomic window (Anaerolineae bacterium):
AAGAGGTGCAATGGGATGGCCTGTTGGTGACCGCCACGCCGGCGGCGCATCCCGGCGGCCGGCCGCTGTGGGGCATGCATGTCCCGGCACAGGGCTATATGGTGGAGGGACGGTTCACGGTCTATTTCGCCGGCGACACGGACCTGTTCGACGAGATGGAGGAGATGGGCCGGCGGTGGCGCATTGACCTGGCGCTCCTGCCAGTGGCCGGCTATACCCCGCGCACCCCGCCGGGCCATCTGAACCCGCGCACTGCGGCACGCGCCCTGGGAATGCTGAGGCCGAAACTGGCCATCCCCGTACATTGGGGCTCTCTCCGCCTGATGGGGCCGGTGTGGGAGCGGCTGGCGTATCTGCAGGACCCGCCGTATACCTTCCTGGGATATGCCAGCCAGATGGCGGCGGATACGGACGTGCGGGTGCTGATCCCGGGGGAGACGGCCGAGGTCGCCGGCCCGCCGGCGCACTTCGCCCGCTAGCTGGAGGAGGTAATTCGCCATGCGCCGCGCCTGGCGCCTGGGATGGCGCTTCTTCACTACTGCGCTCGTCAACAGCCTCTCGCTGTTCATGGCGGTGCTGGTCATCCCGGGCATCTCCTTTGATTTTTCCCCGCGGCTGGTGCCGGCCTGGGTGACCTTCGCGCTCTTCCTCGGCCTGGTCAATGCCCTGGTGCGGCCCATGGTGGTGTACCTGGCATACCCGGTCAATTGGCTGACCATCGGCCTGCCGACCGTGCTGGTGGATTCCCTGCTCCTGCTCTTCGTCGGCAGGGTCTGGCCGGGGTTTCATGTGGATGCGTTCTGGCCGTCGGCGGTGTTGGGGGCTGTCATCCTGCCGGCGAGCAATGTGCTCTTCAGCGCCTTGGTCAGCGCGGAGCGTCAGCGCACCCTGTATGACT
Coding sequences:
- a CDS encoding MBL fold metallo-hydrolase, with the protein product MPSMRVTYVGHATVLIELDEQTIITDPVLRDRFLILRRHGRSLIEQPLSLSQVRLVLLSHLHYDHADLPSLRRLPSQATVIVPRGAGAYLASRLSQEVIEMGPGEEVQWDGLLVTATPAAHPGGRPLWGMHVPAQGYMVEGRFTVYFAGDTDLFDEMEEMGRRWRIDLALLPVAGYTPRTPPGHLNPRTAARALGMLRPKLAIPVHWGSLRLMGPVWERLAYLQDPPYTFLGYASQMAADTDVRVLIPGETAEVAGPPAHFAR